The Setaria viridis chromosome 2, Setaria_viridis_v4.0, whole genome shotgun sequence DNA window CATTAGGGCGTGTTTGGCTCTCACGTGCTAAACTTGaactatcacatcggatatttgatactaattagaagtattaaatatggtgtaattacaaaactaattacacagatggagtctaattcgtgagacgaatctatgaagcctaattagtcaatgatttgacaatgtggtgctacggtaactatttgctaatgatgaattaattaggcttaatagatttatctcgccaattagcctaggggttctgcaattagttttataattagctcatgtttagtcctcctaattagcatccgaacatccaaatgacagggctaaagtttcacacctagtatccaaacaccctctgaATAATAACATGATTTGTTTGTTCCTCGAGGATACATGTGTATAGCCCACAAAGTCAAATGCAACGCTAGCTTCTCTCTCTACGTGATACGTTCTTGTCTTTAGTTGTGTCTATTAAAAAACAATCCGCCGGGTATTTGTTTATTGCATCCAAAACTTAATTTTGGTGGAAGCTATTGCCACTTTGTGCTCCCTCCATTAATTTCGTCGGTGCCTGGACGAAGAGATGAGGCGAAAGTGGGGAGCAGTTTGACCAGCACCACACGGTATCAATAGCGTGTGCTTGGGGGAAAAATCGCGTTGACCCCCGACAGCTCCCACTCCGATTCCCCAATCCCATGGCGATGCCCGCCGGAGccaagagggagaggagggcaaGGCTTGACGAGGATGGAGAGGAAGAGCTCGTCGACCGCATCAGCCGCCTCCCGGACGACGTCCTCGGCAACATCGTCTCCTTTCTTCCCACCGTGGCTGGCGCCCGCACGCAGGTACTCTCCTCCCGCTGGCGCCCCATCTGGCGCTCGGCTCCTCTCAACCTCGACATCCGCACCGACGACGTCTCGCGCATCCTCTCCGCGCATCagggccccggccgccgcttctGCACTGAGTTCAGCTACTTCGACCCCGGCGACCGCTCCGCGACCCTGGACGGGTGGCTCCGGTCCCCCGCCCTCAACAACCTCCAGGAGCTCAAGTTCGACCTCAGCTTTATTCCTTATCAGGCGAgtccgccgctgctgccggcaTCAGTACACCGCTTCTCATCCACCCTTCGCGCCGCCAGCTTCGGCGGCTGCGCTTTCCCGGAAGGAAACGGCGCCAGCCCGCTTCACTTGCCACTTCTCAAGCAGCTAAGCCTTTTGAATGTCAGAATCTCGGAAACTTCTTTCAATGCCTTGCTCGCGGCCTGCCCTGCCCTGCAAAGCTTGCTGCTAGGTTACATCATGGGCTGCTCTCGCGTCCAAATTGTGTCCCAGAGCCTTAGAAGCATTGGTTTGCTTCATActtattgcaatttgcaacaaCTCATCATCAAGGATGCCCCATATCTAGAAAGGTTTTTTGAAGGTTCTGCCATGGAAGTCACCGTATCGGTTGTCTCGGCACCAAAATTGCATGTTTTGGCACTACATAGTGCTTACAACCTCAGACACGACGTTGGCAGCACAACTTTTCAGTTTCGTAGAACAGTTTTTCAGGTATCACCTCCCTTCTCACTTTAATATTTGTGACGGATCCAAGACCCTTTTTTCGAACAAACGGATCAAAGTCCCCTTGTCTGATCATGATGTTAAACTTTGTATTATGTGCTTTACTCAGAGATCATGCATTCCTAGCTCCAAGACGGTGGTTCACAGCATGAAAGTCATAGCTTTAACCCAGCCGGATCTTTGTTTGGATATGGTTATTAACTTGTTGAAATGCTTTCCCTGCTTAGAGAAGCTGTACATCGAGGTGAATAAACTTTTCCTCCATAATAGGGTGTCCTctgctttctttttcctccattCTAATGCTAGGTCGTTACTATTGTCATGTTCATTTTGCCTTTTCAGACACACAAAGCAGGGAAGAAAAATACTTGGTGTCGTCAGAAATACAAGAATCTTATTGGTACCCTTGAAATTCGTCTGAAGAAAATTGTGTTGACAAACTATCGGGGCAACAGATCACATTTTAACTTTGCCAAGTTCTTTGTTTTGAATGCGAGAATGCTACAGTCAATGAGGCTTGAGTTATTTGATCAAAATCCCAGAAGCACAGAGATTGACAGACGGCGTGGTCGAAGCACAGAGATTGACAGACAGCGTGGTCGACTGCTCCAAATAAAAAAGGCTTCAAGGGACATTTTGGATGTTGTGGCTAAAAACAGCTGCTCTTTGATGCTTTCCATTGCGTTTGCGGAGCAAGTACATGATTTGTCAATAGCTGACCCCTTTGTAAAGCTTCATAATTGGAAATGATTCCTTATGACGACCATAAAAACCCTCTTCTCCTAACTTGGAGGTAAtgctatccttttcttttctaagACTTGAGTCAACATGGAAGTGAGGGAATGCAATCTACATCTGCATTTCTTGGCAGACCAACTCCTAGTCTGCTAGTTTCCCTAGGTGTTTTTAATGGTTTAATTCATACCGACCTGAAGTTTATGGCTTCTGTATATGACATATTGATAGAACCATGCCTGAAGATTCAGTAGTAATTTTAGCCACCATTCTTAGCGGTAAACCAGATGGTAAAACAAGAAGTCATTTTAGCAATAACAGTCATAGTTCTGCAATCTGTTAGAGCAACTCTAGCAATAGTCCATACTTGAGATCCCTACTTTTCTGAGTGATGGTGGCATTCTTGGGAAGGTAGATccaggggagggggagggggagatgACCGCCGGTTGCGATTTGGGAAGTGGCGGAGCTCtcgggcggtggcggtggtgctctgGCCATATGAGCGAAGGCAAGGCAGGTAGGAGGAAAACGACCGCAACAAAAAAGTAGGGGCCTCCCTAGCCACccgtgggaggaggggaggggaaaagTAGGGTCCTCACTAGAGTAAGGATCCAAGTAGGGACCATGCTTGAGTGGGTTTTTTCACCCTCGGCCTCAACTTTTTGAGTAGGGGCTTGAGTAGGACCCTTGTTAGAGTTGCTCTTAGCTTTTGGTGACATATCTGAAACCCtcaagtacttttcagatcctcactGAGTATCTATCCCAAACAAGCCTCCGAGCGCTTCATACAGCAACCCTCAAGTACTTTTCAAATCCTCACTGAGTAGTTCTAGtactcttcgagtactttatctggctgaatcttcaaagtgcTTCAAAGATGCCATAAGGCtttggtgtgctcaagcccttcaTCATCTTAATTTGTAAttttcatctttggaatgtgatatgggcCATGCCAGCCCCCCTCATGATCTATATTTTTGTATTAAAGGTCTTAAAAATTAAGAAGAAAATTTATGTATATCTAGTTTTGCTCCATGAATCAGCTTAGCTGCCCCCTAATGTTTCCATCCCAGCTTCGTCCCTTAATAACGCGGTCTTTGTCTATTCAATAATCGTACCATTCTTTATTTAACATAATCAGGAATATCTTAGAAATAAACTAACGATTAATACCAATCATTTTACTTCATCTTTTTGTTAAATGTCTAAGTGGATAGGTGTCCTTCAACCATTAATACCAATCGTTTTACTTCATTTTTTGTTAAATATCTAAGTGGATAGATGTCCTTCAACCATTAATACCTATCGTTTTACTTCATTTTTTGTTAAATTTCTACGTGGATAGGTGCGTATAGTAACATTCCAGGATTGAAAAATGAATACATTCCTTTGCGTTTTTCTAGGGACGCCTTTTGTTGTGGTAGGTCAAGGCTTGGATGAACAATTACTGCATCAGTATTCTCTAAACCTGTGGCGTGAAGCAGAATAGTGGTGAAAGCTAGTATTTGGACGATAAGCAGGTTGTTTTTTCTTGTTCATTATGTCAATGGGAAATATatcctatcaaaagagaatggagggaataCATTCTCAGTGAAGTCAAGAGAGATCTTTTTAGTGAAAGAATAATCATTAAGCTTGCATGCCTTACGACCTTAGTAATTAATTCTTTGGAAAGCGGTCTAAGAGATTGCTACCTTTTTAGACAAGTGCGAATGCACGTCCTGGGTAGCGAGATTAAGAGATTGCTCTGGTTTTGTTTCTTCCTTAGCCGAAGAATGAAATTCCAAGGAAGTCTGTATCGGTGCTGTGGACATCGTCGTCAAGACGTCGACCGTACCGTACCCGTCAGAATCTTGTACTGCTTGTAAGTATTCGCCACTTGACAGAGTCTTGCGCTGGCCGTCGCCCGGCGAATAACCTGTCCGATTCGTCCTTTATTTTGTCCAGTTACGGTCGATCGGATTGTAGCTAGAGTACATGCTACACTACAGCATCACAGTAAGAAAAATTAAtggttcaaatttatttttttaaaagacaTTTTCAAACCTGtaaatttagaagaaaatgGCGAAGGAAGTATTCATAGGGACAGTGCAGGGCCATGGTACCTAGTACTAGTGTAGTACTATTGGCAGCAGCCGCTATGCCCTGCCGGCTGGCGAGACAGCTGTGCGGCTCGGCCTTTCGGGCCTTGTAGTAGCCCAGTTCGGTCAGCCcttctgtattttttttttgcttttatcCATTTCTTTATTTCTTAATTAGAAAATAAGAGAAAACCCCCACAAATGGACAACAATAAGTTGCATGCGCTACAGAAATATATATTGAATTTAAGCAGCTTAACACCGACACAATCAACTCAATAATGGTAACGGTGGATAAGCTGAACTCTTGCTTTAAAATAGTTGCTGCCTTGAGTGTTGACTCGACTAACCTCACAACTTCTCTTTATTACTTTAACTTCAAGGCTAACAATTATTGATTGATGGCTATGTTATAAACTAACTTACCCTCGAGTGTTCGAAGTTAGCCTTGAGCTCCGAGATTTTCACTCTACTTTTTACTCAGGATCGGGATTGAACTATACGTCGCAAGGTTGAAGTCATGAGGTCAAGAAGCTCTTTTAGCACGAGGCTAAGGGTGCGAAGCTGATGGATTAAACCAATGCAGAGAAGAAGTCCCGAGGTTAAGGACAtaaaggcgtgagaagcgtgactacatgAAGGCGTGAAAAGCATGGCCAcatgaaggcgtgagaagcgtgactacatgaaggtgagaagcgtgactacctaagaaaattcaatttgtacatatTACCCTAAAGAactttatgtacggcatatcctaAGAATGTAGTAGGTGAGGAAGGACATTTACGGAATATAAAATGGCATCcgggtcactataaaagggaagcTCTACCCCGTTGTAAAGGAGACTCATGATTTTCAAGAGATTACAAGTGTTTTTCTTATTCCATCTGTTGTACTCGAATCCCTTTGAGACCAACACTTGCTATAAAGTAGTTGCTGCCTTGAGTGTTGACCATGCTCCATGCATGCTTAATTAGCTTGCAACAGAACTTGAACCTCCGCTGGCTATTGCCTTCACTTGCTTaagctcctccaccacctcagCCATGGTCGGTCTCTCATCCACGTCTTCCTTGAGACATTGGACCACGAGCCTACTGATCCTATCCAGGCATTCCATGTGATGATATGATCGGGCATCGTCACCAGACAAGATCTCTTCGTCATACAAGTTCCTTCCATTCCCCTCCTCCTTGAAGGACCTGATGAAGTCTAAGTAGAGGCTATTGTCCCCGTACTTGGCCGGCTTCCTCGTGACGAGCTCCAAGAGCACCACACCAAAGCTGTAGACATCGCTCTTCTCCGTGAATCGGCCAGACT harbors:
- the LOC117844745 gene encoding F-box/LRR-repeat protein At3g03360 isoform X2 — translated: MAMPAGAKRERRARLDEDGEEELVDRISRLPDDVLGNIVSFLPTVAGARTQVLSSRWRPIWRSAPLNLDIRTDDVSRILSAHQGPGRRFCTEFSYFDPGDRSATLDGWLRSPALNNLQELKFDLSFIPYQASPPLLPASVHRFSSTLRAASFGGCAFPEGNGASPLHLPLLKQLSLLNVRISETSFNALLAACPALQSLLLGYIMGCSRVQIVSQSLRSIGLLHTYCNLQQLIIKDAPYLERFFEGSAMEVTVSVVSAPKLHVLALHSAYNLRHDVGSTTFQFRRTVFQRSCIPSSKTVVHSMKVIALTQPDLCLDMVINLLKCFPCLEKLYIETHKAGKKNTWCRQKYKNLIVNEA
- the LOC117844745 gene encoding FBD-associated F-box protein At5g60610 isoform X1: MAMPAGAKRERRARLDEDGEEELVDRISRLPDDVLGNIVSFLPTVAGARTQVLSSRWRPIWRSAPLNLDIRTDDVSRILSAHQGPGRRFCTEFSYFDPGDRSATLDGWLRSPALNNLQELKFDLSFIPYQASPPLLPASVHRFSSTLRAASFGGCAFPEGNGASPLHLPLLKQLSLLNVRISETSFNALLAACPALQSLLLGYIMGCSRVQIVSQSLRSIGLLHTYCNLQQLIIKDAPYLERFFEGSAMEVTVSVVSAPKLHVLALHSAYNLRHDVGSTTFQFRRTVFQRSCIPSSKTVVHSMKVIALTQPDLCLDMVINLLKCFPCLEKLYIETHKAGKKNTWCRQKYKNLIGTLEIRLKKIVLTNYRGNRSHFNFAKFFVLNARMLQSMRLELFDQNPRSTEIDRRRGRSTEIDRQRGRLLQIKKASRDILDVVAKNSCSLMLSIAFAEQVHDLSIADPFVKLHNWK